From the genome of Deinococcus apachensis DSM 19763:
TTCAGTGCTCTTCGTCACCACTGCTCCAGCAGCAATAACACACCCTTCAGCGATGGTAACCCCAGGAAGAATGATTGAGCCCGCTCCGACCCAAGAACCCCGCTCAACCCGAACATCTTGTACACGTTTTTGGCCTGCTCGTTTCTCAAAGGAGCCTATATCATGGCTGTCGGTAAGAATTTTTACGTGTGGCGCCAAATGGACTCGTTCGCCTAAGTAAATCCTTCCTGCTTCGCTGAAGTACACTCCAACATTCACGAACACGCCAAGGCGCATGGTGACGTTGCGTCTGCCAAAATGGACACCACTGTTGATGTGGATGCTGCGGTGCAGATCGAAGCCTGCGGCCCGAAGGAGGGCCACGCGAAATTTCGAGGGTAGCCAAGAGGCGGCCTGAAAGCTGCCAACTGTGGCAATCAGAAGTTTTCCGAGTGGGTCTTGCATCCTTCCTTTCTAGCTCAAACGAACTGTTCGATGGGAAGAACTATTGACACCAGCATGGGCTGGAGACGAGGCGTATTCTCGGGAGGTGCTGCGCGTCTGGCTGACGTGACCCCCAGATCTGGGCTCTGATTCAGCTTTGATGCAGTGAACCGAACCCGGTCAGGATGCGACTTCGCAGTGTCACCAACGCTGCACGCCCGTACATCTGACGTTTGATGAGCTTGATCTTGTTCACCACACCCTCGACGGGCCCATTGCTCCACGGGAGGCTGACCGCAGCCTCCAGCGCGGCTTGCTCGCCGGTCAAGCTGCGTGCCAGCCACTGCATTTCACCGGAAGCGCACTCTCGCGCTCGCTCCAACCACGATGACACCAAGGCTGCGTTTTTCTGCTCCAGCAGGTTGATGAACTCGTGGACCAGACACACCACGTCGGCCAACGGAGCGATCCGCTCCGTCAGCGCTACCACGACGGCCTGTTCGTCTTCCTGGCGTTCTTCGGGCTTTTTCCATCACAGCCAGACCAGTTCCTGCGGTGAGATCTTGGCTGGTAACGTGGATTCGATCTCGATCAACTGCTGAGCACGGGCT
Proteins encoded in this window:
- a CDS encoding acyltransferase, whose product is MQDPLGKLLIATVGSFQAASWLPSKFRVALLRAAGFDLHRSIHINSGVHFGRRNVTMRLGVFVNVGVYFSEAGRIYLGERVHLAPHVKILTDSHDIGSFEKRAGQKRVQDVRVERGSWVGAGSIILPGVTIAEGCVIAAGAVVTKSTEPNGLYAGVPAKRVRDLPT